The Mytilus trossulus isolate FHL-02 chromosome 3, PNRI_Mtr1.1.1.hap1, whole genome shotgun sequence genome contains a region encoding:
- the LOC134712287 gene encoding tripartite motif-containing protein 2-like: MHCNLSEAEYRCVPCGDRMCQNCKRSHSQDAYFASHEVVSVREGSSLDQKCQDHPSFRIESGCSDCKVPICAECKIKAHRNHKYVSNDDLFDDTRKFLLKSVKKMKEKEKKVESFLVNTKQDQPKIYEDVRKAMKKQVELSKKEADALLRESIKKLDEMEKTDVSKVAEYQNMLKEKLNELKVNIETAEVALERSTPVDLILFCKYGLQVSDTKIKDTFSFTYPSFKEGDVTLIAKIFGTLTPSKVEWRPFNKARKSSTTTLMQRPKTAPVKQPSKENLVESCFLRQSFNVVTTPRVQQGFKELPRCIAEFDSPYSMLFHISYCGQDQVYVSGNGKNITLLNIKGKKLKTINTTREVLGFTVAYNQTIIYSDGNAGVVEVAMDKTRKTIFTYPGADPWDICCSKSGNYLVCLIPYSSIDTTEDKCGLVVEFDKTGTIKREINCDRQNNPIYREPKFVCENSIRDVCVSDCFVRKVIVVNAFGIVRFRYGGQLDLRTCSPFSPRGIATDCRGNILVADKDNNFIHLLSQEGHFITYILTVVDGITKPWSICVDPDDRIWVAEENDTPQEVRRKAKVKVFNDLRL; encoded by the coding sequence ATGCACTGCAATCTTTCGGAAGCGGAGTATAGGTGTGTTCCGTGTGGGGATCGCATGTGCCAGAATTGCAAAAGATCTCACTCTCAAGATGCTTACTTTGCCAGCCATGAAGTTGTTTCGGTTCGTGAAGGTTCGTCCTTGGATCAAAAATGTCAAGATCATCCTTCATTCCGTATTGAAAGTGGATGTAGTGATTGTAAAGTTCCAATTTGTGCAGAGTGTAAAATTAAAGCACACAGAAATCACAAATATGTTAGCAATGATGACCTTTTTGATGATACAAGGAAATTTTTACTAAAAAGCgtaaagaaaatgaaagaaaaggaAAAGAAGGTTGAATCATTTCTTGTTAATACAAAGCAGGACCAACCAAAGATATATGAGGACGTGAGAAAAGCTATGAAAAAACAAGTTGAACTATCTAAAAAAGAGGCCGATGCCCTTCTGCGAGAGAGTATAAAAAAGCTCGACGAAATGGAAAAGACAGATGTCTCTAAAGTGGCAGAGTATCAGAATATGTTAAAAGAGAAATTGAATGAATTGAAAGTAAACATTGAGACTGCGGAAGTAGCATTGGAGAGAAGTACTCCAGTGGATCTTATATTATTCTGCAAGTATGGTTTACAAGTTTCCGATACTAAGATTAAAGACACGTTTAGCTTCACCTATCCGTCATTTAAGGAAGGTGATGTAACACTTATTGCAAAGATATTTGGAACTTTAACCCCCTCGAAAGTTGAATGGAGACCATTTAACAAAGCACGCAAAAGTTCAACGACAACATTAATGCAAAGACCTAAAACAGCACCAGTAAAACAACCCAGTAAGGAAAATCTTGTAGAAAGTTGTTTCTTGCGACAATCGTTTAACGTTGTTACAACTCCAAGGGTACAGCAAGGTTTTAAAGAATTACCTCGCTGTATTGCCGAATTTGACAGTCCATATTCCATGTTATTTCACATATCCTACTGTGGACAAGATCAAGTGTATGTAAGTGGTAATGGTAAGAACATCACACTGCTCAATATTAAAGGAAAGAAACTTAAAACAATCAACACAACCAGGGAAGTGCTAGGTTTTACCGTAGCTTATAATCAGACCATCATTTATTCAGACGGAAACGCTGGTGTCGTAGAAGTTGCAATggataaaacaagaaaaactatATTCACATATCCTGGAGCGGACCCATGGGACATTTGCTGTTCTAAATCAGGGAATTATCTTGTATGTTTAATTCCGTATTCCAGTATAGATACAACCGAGGACAAATGTGGACTAGTTGTAGAGTTTGATAAAACTGGTACTATAAAAAGAGAGATAAACTGTGATAGACAAAACAATCCAATTTATCgcgaaccaaaatttgtttGTGAAAATTCAATTAGAGACGTGTGTGTTTCTGACTGTTTTGTTCGGAAAGTGATAGTTGTTAATGCATTCGGTATTGTTCGTTTTAGGTATGGAGGTCAATTAGATTTGAGGACCTGTTCACCGTTCAGTCCTCGTGGTATTGCTACAGACTGTCGCGGAAATATTCTTGTTGCCGACAAGGACAATAATTTTATCCACCTTTTAAGTCAAGAAGGACATTTTATAACATACATTTTGACAGTAGTTGACGGAATAACGAAACCATGGTCAATTTGTGTCGACCCTGACGACAGAATATGGGTGGCTGAGGAAAATGACACTCCACAAGAAGTTCGAAGGAAAGCTAAAGTCAAAGTGTTTAATGATCTGAGActgtaa